A stretch of the Rhizomicrobium sp. genome encodes the following:
- a CDS encoding SDR family oxidoreductase: MTGRVHGKIALITGGAQGLGEATARMLAREGARVAVTDVNVAGAEAVAASINAARAGAAIALKHDVTSEDDWVRVLAETADAFGGLHVLVNNAGISLTKDLEQTTLEEWRKVHAIDLDGVFLGCKHAIAWMAKSVKADGLGGSIVNISSISGIIAGHNMAAYNSAKAGVRHLSKSVALYCAKKGLNIRSNSVHPVFIATPILDDLVQRFGREEAYAKLARQVPLGKIGEPDDIAYAVLYLASDEAKFVTGAELKVDGGISAM, translated from the coding sequence ATGACGGGACGGGTTCACGGCAAGATCGCGCTGATCACGGGCGGGGCGCAGGGCTTGGGCGAGGCGACGGCGCGGATGCTGGCGCGCGAAGGAGCGCGGGTCGCGGTGACCGACGTCAATGTCGCGGGCGCGGAAGCGGTCGCGGCCTCGATCAACGCGGCGCGCGCGGGTGCGGCGATCGCGCTCAAGCACGACGTCACGAGCGAAGACGATTGGGTCCGCGTGCTCGCCGAAACCGCCGACGCCTTCGGCGGCCTGCACGTGCTGGTCAACAATGCCGGCATCAGCCTGACCAAGGATCTCGAGCAGACCACGCTGGAGGAATGGCGCAAGGTGCACGCCATCGATCTCGACGGCGTGTTCCTCGGCTGCAAGCACGCCATCGCCTGGATGGCGAAGAGCGTGAAGGCCGACGGGCTGGGCGGCTCGATCGTCAACATCTCGTCGATCTCGGGAATCATCGCCGGCCACAACATGGCGGCCTACAACTCGGCCAAGGCCGGCGTGCGGCACCTCTCGAAGTCGGTCGCGCTCTATTGCGCGAAGAAAGGATTGAACATCCGATCGAACTCGGTCCATCCGGTGTTCATCGCCACCCCGATCCTCGACGATCTGGTGCAGCGCTTCGGCCGGGAGGAAGCTTACGCCAAGCTGGCGCGGCAGGTTCCGCTGGGCAAGATCGGCGAGCCCGACGACATCGCCTATGCGGTCCTCTATCTCGCCAGCGACGAAGCCAAATTCGTCACCGGCGCCGAGCTGAAGGTCGATGGCGGCATCAGCGCGATGTGA
- a CDS encoding enoyl-CoA hydratase/isomerase family protein: MTIVRLGEFVSIAREGAVAVVTMDRGDGRNALSRQLILEMTQAARSFADDLETQAVIVTGAGAFTAGADLKDPAMDRRRAAGLLERRHMTKIGPDLCDAWEAVEQVTLCAIEKYCIGGGGALAAACDFRIMADGAHMRLPEIPLGMNMSWHAVPRLVSLIGPSRTKQFVLFGEKVGAAQALAWGLADEVAPDGQALAAARRWAAKVAKLPPNAVRMSKQGVNAATNALHQATTFMDLDQYALATTSEDYREAIKAFLEKREPKFTGR, from the coding sequence ATGACCATCGTCAGACTGGGTGAGTTCGTTTCCATCGCACGCGAGGGCGCGGTCGCCGTGGTGACGATGGATCGCGGCGACGGGCGCAACGCGCTGTCGCGGCAGCTCATCCTCGAGATGACGCAGGCGGCGCGCAGCTTCGCCGACGATCTCGAGACCCAGGCGGTGATCGTCACCGGCGCCGGGGCCTTCACCGCGGGCGCCGATCTGAAGGATCCGGCGATGGACCGCCGCCGCGCCGCGGGCCTGCTCGAACGCCGGCATATGACCAAGATCGGCCCGGATCTGTGCGACGCCTGGGAAGCGGTCGAGCAGGTCACGCTCTGCGCCATAGAGAAATATTGCATCGGCGGCGGCGGCGCGTTGGCGGCGGCGTGCGATTTCCGCATCATGGCGGACGGCGCGCACATGCGCCTGCCCGAGATTCCGCTGGGCATGAACATGAGCTGGCATGCCGTGCCGCGCCTGGTGTCGCTGATCGGCCCCTCGCGCACCAAGCAGTTCGTGCTGTTCGGCGAGAAGGTCGGGGCGGCGCAGGCGCTTGCCTGGGGCCTTGCGGATGAAGTCGCGCCCGACGGCCAAGCGCTGGCCGCAGCACGGCGTTGGGCCGCGAAGGTCGCGAAACTTCCGCCCAATGCCGTGCGCATGTCCAAGCAGGGCGTCAACGCCGCGACCAACGCCCTGCACCAGGCGACGACGTTCATGGACCTCGACCAATACGCGCTTGCGACCACGAGCGAGGACTACCGCGAGGCGATCAAGGCCTTCCTCGAGAAACGCGAACCGAAATTCACCGGCCGCTGA
- a CDS encoding SDR family oxidoreductase, translated as MARKRKGEGQTALVTGASMGIGVDLAACFAKDGYDLILTARSQQQLEAVAATLAAAHGVKATAIALDLGVPESGAKLAAEIAARGLVVDVLVNNAGYGIAGAFDGSDRKAQLGMIDLNDRALAELTHIYWPRMLANKRGGVLNVASTAAFQPGPLMAIYYASKAFVLSFSEALWKEAEGTGVHVSCLCPGPTASQFRERAGTGKTKLSNLGTPMASAPVAKMGYRGWQKNRRVVITGARNRLLATLAPFLPRRTLLGIVHNMQSPV; from the coding sequence ATGGCCCGCAAACGCAAGGGTGAAGGACAGACCGCGCTCGTCACCGGCGCCAGCATGGGGATCGGCGTCGATCTGGCCGCGTGTTTCGCGAAGGACGGCTATGACCTGATCCTGACGGCGCGCTCGCAACAGCAGCTCGAAGCGGTCGCCGCGACGCTGGCTGCGGCGCACGGCGTCAAGGCGACTGCCATCGCCCTCGATCTCGGCGTGCCGGAAAGCGGCGCGAAACTGGCGGCGGAGATCGCGGCACGCGGCCTGGTGGTCGACGTCCTGGTGAACAATGCCGGCTACGGCATCGCCGGCGCGTTCGACGGTTCGGACCGCAAGGCCCAGCTCGGCATGATCGACCTGAACGACCGTGCCCTTGCCGAGCTCACGCACATCTATTGGCCGCGCATGCTGGCCAACAAGCGCGGCGGCGTCCTCAACGTCGCCTCGACCGCCGCCTTCCAGCCCGGCCCTTTGATGGCGATCTACTACGCCTCCAAGGCCTTCGTGCTGTCGTTCTCCGAGGCGCTGTGGAAAGAGGCCGAGGGCACCGGCGTCCATGTCTCGTGCCTGTGCCCCGGTCCGACCGCCAGCCAGTTCCGCGAGCGCGCGGGCACCGGCAAGACGAAGCTCTCCAATCTCGGAACGCCGATGGCGTCCGCGCCGGTGGCGAAGATGGGTTATCGCGGCTGGCAGAAGAACCGCCGGGTGGTGATCACCGGCGCGCGCAACCGTCTGCTCGCGACGCTGGCGCCCTTCCTGCCGCGCCGCACCCTGCTTGGCATCGTGCACAACATGCAAAGCCCTGTGTGA
- a CDS encoding ferritin-like domain-containing protein, translating to MENITKDPAYNAVDPTDFPAMLNPARYGERSAAFDKIISATHDHFWDPLDKKYIDFTAPFDMTKEYLVNPQLNGDLKTAIGDKLDEGQKIKLANLDTLWSLSSILHGEQGALSLSASLCHILRDPGAQEYAANQTREEARHVTAFSKYIQARWGAPCQVGPALGNLLNDMVSSPLVWKKIVGMQMLVEGLAMGAFATFFKEARDPLMRHLMQMVMTDEAFHHKFGKIWADRTIPYLSKSEHEQIEDWAAQVFQVLLFNLGSPNQKAWIYREVGLDPEWCQEAFMEAITDAAIREDMADATNIFRVLIKTLLKAGIITERTKPVYAAYIDMAELYAEGDRMVGDDIAEEGIKYLIQLNGGKMILPSSTLVAAE from the coding sequence ATGGAAAACATCACCAAGGATCCGGCCTACAACGCGGTCGATCCGACCGATTTCCCCGCGATGCTGAATCCCGCACGCTATGGCGAGCGCTCGGCGGCGTTCGACAAGATCATCTCCGCGACCCATGACCATTTCTGGGATCCGCTGGACAAGAAATACATCGACTTCACCGCGCCCTTCGACATGACGAAGGAATATCTCGTCAATCCGCAGCTGAACGGCGACCTCAAGACCGCGATCGGCGACAAGCTCGACGAGGGCCAGAAGATCAAGCTCGCCAACCTCGATACGCTGTGGTCGCTGTCCTCGATCCTGCATGGCGAGCAGGGCGCGCTGTCGCTCTCGGCCTCGCTGTGCCACATCCTGCGCGACCCGGGCGCCCAGGAATACGCCGCCAACCAGACGCGCGAGGAAGCCCGCCACGTCACGGCGTTCTCGAAATACATCCAGGCCCGCTGGGGCGCGCCGTGCCAGGTCGGTCCGGCGCTGGGCAATCTGCTCAACGACATGGTCTCCTCCCCGCTCGTCTGGAAGAAGATCGTCGGCATGCAGATGCTGGTCGAGGGCCTCGCCATGGGCGCCTTCGCCACCTTCTTCAAGGAGGCCCGCGATCCGCTCATGCGCCATCTGATGCAGATGGTGATGACCGACGAGGCGTTCCATCACAAGTTCGGCAAGATCTGGGCCGACCGCACGATCCCCTACCTTTCCAAGTCGGAGCATGAGCAGATCGAGGACTGGGCGGCGCAGGTGTTCCAGGTGCTGCTCTTCAATCTGGGTTCGCCGAACCAGAAGGCGTGGATCTACCGCGAGGTCGGCCTCGACCCCGAGTGGTGCCAGGAAGCCTTCATGGAAGCCATCACCGACGCGGCGATCCGCGAGGACATGGCCGACGCGACCAACATCTTCCGCGTCCTGATCAAGACCCTGCTCAAGGCCGGCATCATCACCGAGCGCACCAAGCCGGTCTATGCCGCCTATATCGACATGGCCGAGCTCTATGCCGAAGGCGACCGCATGGTCGGCGACGACATCGCCGAGGAGGGGATCAAATATCTGATCCAGCTCAATGGCGGGAAGATGATCCTGCCGAGCTCGACGCTGGTCGCGGCGGAATAG
- a CDS encoding adenylate/guanylate cyclase domain-containing protein, whose protein sequence is MNFQGRPIAVWALPGLVLAALLFVLATDAGTVATRLRGVLFDSYQRSLPRPYQDTLAHAGFAVRTLDADAASLKRFGKWPWPHAVLAKLERDLKAQGAAMAVFAFPLDTPDPASPKSLVALVPAGAQNDPLRAALAQLASPDDGLAAAMSALATVSGFALGSGPAARAPALNATLRFTGAKNPFGHAPGFATAEGAIPAVERSSLGVGALNLPLDADGVLRHIPLAFRLNGVPVPSLTAEMLRVLQGKKHLSLRSDDGDSGLLGAQPGIASIETASGEVPTSPDGSVWIGYSGPDAARAISAATLDAGTLPPGRLAHAVVILGPPGETLATPGGPRSVAAVYAEGLENILSGTPLRRPASAIEAELICLAIFGIGAIILFARFGVAWSGLFTALVIGGALFVSWRLYSADHVLFDALGPGVALALTFATGAAVRAAGVASARAKVRSAFAESLPARVIEQIARRPELLNFEGVSRTVTYLHCGVREFAGLADTFKDDPAAFTRLMQRVLVPLMDVAQARGGTIGRLTADGFSAFWNAPLDDPEHAIHACEAANAMMEAIARTNELVTQERRNDGVAFAPVEIGIGLSTSQAIAGVFGGHGRMAYSVTGDCAVEAERIQKLSAQYGPAVIVAEDTRKAAERGFAFLEVDYIAAGAHDTPMKLYAMLGSPVMRASPKFRALLAFHDHIFQSLRTQQWVKARELIEQCRKLSGASQKLYDLHLKRIAYFQENPPGESWDGAFRPILE, encoded by the coding sequence ATGAATTTTCAGGGCAGACCGATCGCCGTCTGGGCGCTTCCGGGCCTCGTGCTCGCGGCACTTCTGTTTGTGCTCGCCACCGATGCCGGCACGGTGGCGACCCGGCTGCGCGGCGTGCTGTTCGATTCCTACCAGCGGTCCCTGCCGCGCCCCTATCAGGACACCCTTGCCCATGCCGGTTTCGCGGTCCGCACCCTCGATGCCGACGCGGCGAGCCTGAAGCGCTTCGGCAAATGGCCCTGGCCGCATGCCGTGCTCGCGAAGCTGGAACGGGACTTGAAGGCGCAGGGCGCGGCGATGGCCGTGTTCGCCTTCCCGCTCGACACACCCGACCCCGCCTCGCCCAAGAGCCTCGTCGCACTGGTTCCGGCGGGGGCGCAGAACGATCCGCTGCGCGCCGCGCTGGCGCAGCTGGCCTCGCCGGATGACGGTCTGGCCGCCGCGATGTCGGCGCTCGCGACGGTGAGCGGCTTCGCTCTGGGATCCGGGCCCGCCGCCCGGGCGCCCGCGCTCAACGCCACGCTGCGCTTCACCGGAGCCAAGAATCCCTTCGGCCATGCACCTGGCTTCGCGACGGCAGAGGGCGCCATTCCCGCGGTGGAGCGCAGCAGCCTGGGCGTCGGCGCGCTCAACCTGCCGCTCGATGCGGATGGCGTGCTGCGGCACATCCCGCTCGCCTTCCGGCTCAATGGCGTTCCCGTGCCGTCGCTGACGGCGGAGATGCTGCGCGTGCTGCAGGGCAAGAAGCATCTGTCGTTGCGCAGCGACGATGGCGACAGCGGCCTGCTCGGCGCGCAGCCCGGCATCGCTTCGATCGAAACCGCAAGCGGCGAGGTCCCGACCTCGCCCGACGGCTCGGTGTGGATCGGTTATTCCGGACCCGATGCCGCGCGCGCGATCTCGGCCGCCACGCTCGATGCGGGGACGCTTCCGCCCGGCCGCCTGGCCCATGCCGTCGTCATCCTGGGGCCGCCGGGCGAGACCCTGGCCACGCCGGGCGGCCCGCGCAGCGTCGCGGCCGTCTATGCCGAGGGTTTGGAGAACATCCTGAGCGGCACGCCGCTGCGCCGCCCCGCCTCGGCGATCGAGGCCGAGCTCATCTGCCTGGCGATCTTCGGCATCGGCGCCATCATCCTGTTCGCGCGCTTCGGCGTTGCGTGGTCCGGCCTTTTCACCGCGCTGGTGATCGGCGGCGCATTGTTCGTGTCCTGGCGCCTCTATTCCGCCGACCATGTGCTGTTCGATGCCCTGGGACCGGGCGTGGCCCTGGCGCTCACCTTCGCGACCGGCGCCGCGGTGCGCGCCGCGGGCGTCGCAAGCGCCCGCGCCAAGGTGCGCAGCGCGTTCGCCGAGTCGCTGCCCGCCAGGGTGATCGAGCAGATCGCGCGGCGCCCCGAGCTCCTCAACTTCGAAGGCGTCAGCCGCACCGTCACCTATCTGCATTGCGGGGTACGCGAGTTCGCCGGCTTGGCCGACACCTTCAAGGACGACCCCGCCGCCTTCACCCGCCTGATGCAGCGCGTGCTGGTGCCGCTGATGGATGTCGCGCAGGCCCGCGGCGGCACGATCGGCCGGCTCACCGCCGACGGCTTCAGCGCCTTCTGGAACGCGCCGCTCGACGATCCCGAGCATGCGATCCATGCCTGCGAGGCGGCGAACGCGATGATGGAGGCGATCGCGCGGACCAACGAGCTGGTGACCCAGGAGCGCCGCAACGACGGTGTCGCCTTCGCGCCGGTGGAGATCGGCATCGGCCTCTCGACCAGCCAAGCCATCGCGGGCGTGTTCGGCGGCCATGGCCGGATGGCCTATTCGGTGACCGGCGATTGCGCCGTGGAAGCCGAGCGCATCCAGAAGCTCTCGGCGCAATACGGCCCCGCCGTGATCGTCGCCGAAGACACCCGCAAGGCGGCCGAACGCGGCTTCGCCTTCCTCGAGGTCGATTACATCGCGGCGGGCGCGCATGACACGCCGATGAAGCTCTATGCGATGCTGGGCAGCCCGGTGATGCGGGCGAGCCCGAAATTCCGCGCCCTGCTCGCCTTCCACGACCACATCTTCCAGTCGCTGCGCACCCAGCAATGGGTCAAGGCGCGCGAACTGATCGAGCAGTGCCGCAAATTGTCGGGTGCGAGCCAGAAGCTCTACGACCTGCATCTGAAGCGCATCGCCTATTTCCAGGAGAACCCGCCCGGCGAGAGCTGGGACGGTGCGTTCCGCCCGATCTTGGAATGA
- a CDS encoding M15 family metallopeptidase encodes MSPFGFLDALRSRPIPGVAAARALYTGYRRHPIARSNAYFAEPLVAAQELGLAGENYYYGTRNPPYWRRADGAIPDLLLRQSVAAKLARINARLGEVGLELFLFDAWRPKAVQAYFHDVWLPAELQRRDPSLSGDALTREVERYWAAPSSDADSPAPHATGAAVDLTIRWTGGEALWMGSLFDDAAPLAHRDRFEAVDGGTLSFSDEEARANRRLLHWVMAEEDFAGHPDEWWHFSWGDQLWAKLTGAAAAHYGLADV; translated from the coding sequence ATGTCGCCCTTCGGTTTCCTCGACGCCTTGCGGTCGCGCCCCATCCCCGGCGTCGCGGCGGCGCGCGCGCTCTACACAGGATACCGCCGGCACCCCATCGCCCGCTCGAACGCATATTTCGCAGAGCCTCTGGTGGCGGCGCAGGAGCTCGGGCTGGCGGGCGAGAACTACTACTATGGGACGCGCAATCCGCCCTATTGGCGGCGCGCGGACGGCGCGATCCCCGATCTGCTGCTGCGCCAAAGCGTTGCGGCGAAGCTGGCGCGGATCAACGCACGGCTGGGCGAGGTGGGGCTGGAGCTCTTCCTGTTCGATGCCTGGCGGCCCAAGGCCGTGCAAGCCTATTTCCATGATGTTTGGTTGCCGGCGGAGCTGCAACGCCGCGATCCGTCGCTCAGCGGCGACGCATTGACCCGCGAGGTCGAGCGCTATTGGGCGGCGCCCAGCAGCGATGCGGATTCGCCCGCGCCGCATGCGACGGGCGCCGCGGTCGACCTCACGATCCGCTGGACGGGCGGCGAGGCGCTCTGGATGGGTTCGCTGTTCGACGACGCGGCGCCGCTGGCGCATCGCGACCGGTTCGAGGCCGTGGATGGTGGCACGCTGTCCTTCTCCGACGAAGAGGCGCGTGCCAATCGACGCCTGCTGCACTGGGTGATGGCGGAAGAGGATTTCGCCGGTCATCCCGACGAATGGTGGCACTTCTCCTGGGGTGACCAGCTCTGGGCCAAGCTCACGGGCGCTGCCGCGGCGCATTACGGGCTGGCGGACGTCTGA